A single window of Pontibacillus chungwhensis DNA harbors:
- a CDS encoding TetR/AcrR family transcriptional regulator has translation MSKKRKQLLNVAEQLFYDYGFHGVGLKQIIQEANVATMTLYNHFSSKDKLVEESIRNREERYWAYMDTVDEHTETPFIELAKQHGQFLKEVSYQGCMFLRAIEVYSETNPEIAQIARDHKDKLLRFFEDLGESIGIKEHKDFSYQFLLILEGATSMTQITDSEQATAHAITMTKRLLDTYH, from the coding sequence TTGAGTAAGAAGAGGAAACAACTCTTAAACGTAGCAGAACAATTATTTTACGATTACGGATTTCATGGGGTTGGTCTGAAACAAATTATACAAGAAGCCAATGTCGCAACGATGACCCTTTATAATCACTTCTCTTCAAAAGATAAGTTAGTCGAGGAGTCGATCAGAAACCGTGAGGAGCGGTATTGGGCGTATATGGATACGGTGGATGAACATACAGAAACACCCTTTATTGAATTAGCGAAACAACACGGACAATTTCTAAAAGAAGTCTCCTATCAAGGCTGTATGTTTTTAAGAGCCATTGAAGTGTACTCAGAGACTAATCCAGAGATTGCCCAAATTGCCCGTGATCATAAAGACAAGCTACTCCGTTTTTTTGAAGACCTTGGAGAAAGCATTGGAATTAAGGAGCACAAAGATTTCTCTTATCAATTCCTATTGATTCTAGAAGGTGCGACCTCCATGACACAAATAACAGATTCGGAGCAAGCAACCGCACACGCCATCACCATGACAAAACGATTACTAGATACTTACCATTAA
- a CDS encoding MFS transporter: MKFTKLVFPGVTMIAVTYGLARYSYGLLLPNIHATFGMSDLVSGIISSLFYLAYCFTILYSTVMTSRKGPRQMILLAGSFALCGLLIISGARSEWALGIGVLLAGGSTGLVSPPYGAAIALWIKEPLQGKANTWINAGTSIGIVVTGAAAILLTPHWRMTYAIYAAIAFLVLIWNYRIIPKEESSLRFEQGRLSLRGLKGSPSIVIGSILMGASSACFWTFSRSYIEVSGDYTNLELSLFWIVIGLFGTLSGLGGAVIEKIGLQAAYTIFGIMMGIAPILLAVAPEDLFLAYTAAALFGIANLFMCGLLIVWGIRVFSSNASLGIGVPFLMLSIGQVIGSIAAGGLIGGIGYALTFLVYGSLSIIASFLRTA; the protein is encoded by the coding sequence ATGAAATTTACGAAACTCGTTTTTCCCGGTGTAACGATGATCGCGGTTACGTATGGCCTGGCCCGCTATAGCTATGGTTTATTACTTCCAAACATTCATGCCACCTTCGGCATGTCAGATCTAGTATCTGGTATTATTTCTTCATTATTTTATCTCGCATACTGCTTTACCATCCTCTATTCGACGGTCATGACGTCGAGGAAAGGTCCAAGGCAAATGATTCTGCTCGCCGGTTCATTTGCGTTATGTGGACTACTGATTATTAGCGGGGCAAGGTCAGAGTGGGCCCTTGGAATCGGTGTGCTCTTAGCAGGGGGCAGTACAGGGCTCGTGTCACCCCCTTATGGAGCAGCGATCGCCTTGTGGATTAAAGAGCCTTTACAAGGAAAAGCCAATACTTGGATTAACGCTGGTACGAGTATTGGAATTGTGGTGACAGGGGCAGCAGCCATTCTGTTAACGCCTCATTGGCGCATGACTTATGCGATTTATGCAGCCATTGCATTTCTCGTGTTGATCTGGAATTACAGGATCATTCCTAAAGAAGAATCTTCGCTTCGATTTGAACAAGGTCGCTTATCGCTAAGAGGGCTAAAAGGGAGTCCTTCCATTGTTATAGGATCGATTTTAATGGGAGCCTCAAGTGCTTGCTTCTGGACATTTTCTCGTTCTTATATTGAAGTCTCCGGTGATTATACAAATCTAGAACTCTCTCTTTTTTGGATCGTCATTGGTTTATTTGGAACGCTAAGCGGGCTGGGAGGCGCTGTCATTGAGAAGATTGGCTTGCAAGCAGCCTATACGATATTTGGAATCATGATGGGGATTGCTCCCATTCTTCTAGCAGTAGCTCCTGAGGATCTTTTCTTAGCCTATACCGCAGCGGCTTTATTCGGCATTGCCAACCTGTTTATGTGTGGACTCCTTATCGTCTGGGGCATCCGTGTTTTCTCCTCGAACGCTTCCCTTGGTATCGGGGTGCCGTTCTTAATGCTATCAATCGGTCAAGTGATCGGATCCATTGCGGCTGGTGGATTAATAGGTGGTATTGGATATGCGTTAACCTTTTTGGTCTATGGCAGCCTTTCGATCATCGCTTCTTTCTTGCGGACAGCTTAA
- a CDS encoding YuzF family protein, with protein sequence MYYQHTGWREDWATPQYQTLVDPFVIRRLQTVVGKELIIETTKDTTRGTLTEVQPDHIVLQIGDSTFFIRIQQIVSIMPL encoded by the coding sequence ATGTATTATCAACATACAGGCTGGCGGGAAGACTGGGCCACCCCGCAATACCAGACATTGGTAGACCCATTCGTAATCAGACGCCTCCAAACCGTTGTTGGAAAAGAATTGATTATCGAAACTACTAAAGATACAACACGAGGAACCTTAACAGAAGTACAGCCAGATCATATCGTGCTTCAAATAGGAGATTCCACCTTTTTCATACGTATCCAGCAGATCGTATCGATTATGCCTTTATAG
- a CDS encoding cell wall hydrolase, giving the protein MLKKFGLIGMIACSIFAFSFPGQSEAHANTHTVQKGESFYKIATKYGVSSKQLQEMNDKETSVIQPGEQLKLPVVPDDYERDLLSRLVEAEAKGESYAGKVAVATVVLNRVESDLFPDSIHGVIHDGIQFSPVLNGTIKQPASAESKRAVKEALAYQGYDNESLFFYNPDKAQSDYLSEKEVTTVIGDHVFLK; this is encoded by the coding sequence GTGTTAAAGAAATTTGGATTAATCGGGATGATCGCTTGTTCCATTTTTGCATTTTCATTCCCAGGCCAAAGTGAAGCACATGCCAATACTCATACCGTCCAAAAGGGCGAATCATTTTATAAAATTGCGACAAAATACGGAGTCTCCTCAAAGCAGCTTCAAGAGATGAATGATAAAGAAACTTCTGTAATTCAACCAGGAGAGCAGTTGAAACTTCCTGTCGTTCCTGACGATTATGAACGCGACTTATTGAGTCGTCTTGTGGAAGCGGAAGCTAAGGGTGAGAGCTATGCAGGGAAAGTTGCCGTTGCAACAGTCGTCTTAAACCGTGTTGAAAGTGATCTATTCCCTGATTCCATTCATGGTGTTATTCACGATGGGATTCAGTTCTCCCCTGTATTAAATGGAACCATTAAACAACCAGCAAGCGCTGAGTCCAAGCGCGCTGTAAAAGAAGCTCTAGCTTACCAGGGCTATGACAACGAATCTCTATTTTTCTATAATCCTGACAAAGCTCAGAGTGACTATTTAAGTGAAAAAGAAGTTACAACGGTTATTGGAGATCATGTATTCTTAAAATAA
- a CDS encoding M14 family zinc carboxypeptidase, whose product MKRKLATLTLAGALLTTTGLTANTSTIFAGTNGPNGPNYNGNETIQNERLHSYEEMSDLLHKLDQKSEALQLEVYGQSVKDRDLYLAKFGMNEDNPTILFLTQQHGNETLTTEGALKLIKYLTNNSKEVKHIIENVNILVAPRLNVDGAEGDVNFSLDDYVSGTHTRYNANGVDLNRDHVDREQPETKALHENVLQKYSPDYMIDLHHQGTQTTLGDTGELVSGSILYPTNAEVDEEVREQSKKLGAVVYNAVDSKGYGLLSKYPGGDAQTISRNGLAAEYGISTLLFEMRGMADHYREDYVLGQKSNGYLIQQAVVAMKATLEALADDSLESTDASFWDTLPESNYSGE is encoded by the coding sequence ATGAAACGAAAACTCGCTACTCTTACGTTAGCAGGAGCTTTACTCACCACAACAGGACTCACAGCCAACACCAGTACCATTTTTGCCGGAACAAATGGACCAAACGGACCGAACTATAACGGCAATGAAACCATTCAAAATGAGCGACTTCATTCGTATGAAGAAATGTCTGACCTTCTTCATAAACTTGATCAAAAATCAGAAGCGTTACAACTAGAAGTGTATGGACAGTCGGTTAAGGACCGGGATCTTTACTTGGCGAAGTTTGGGATGAACGAGGATAATCCGACGATTCTATTCCTTACTCAACAACATGGCAACGAAACTTTAACAACAGAAGGTGCCCTAAAGCTCATTAAATACTTAACGAACAATAGTAAAGAAGTAAAACATATCATAGAAAACGTCAATATCCTTGTTGCTCCAAGACTAAATGTGGATGGTGCTGAGGGAGATGTAAACTTCTCATTAGATGATTACGTCTCTGGTACACACACAAGATATAACGCCAATGGTGTGGATTTAAACCGGGATCACGTTGATCGTGAACAACCAGAAACGAAAGCTCTTCATGAAAACGTATTGCAAAAGTATAGCCCAGATTACATGATTGACCTTCACCATCAAGGTACCCAAACGACGCTTGGTGACACGGGTGAGCTCGTATCCGGTTCAATATTATATCCAACCAATGCTGAGGTAGATGAAGAAGTCAGAGAACAATCTAAGAAACTGGGAGCGGTAGTTTACAATGCCGTTGACTCAAAAGGATACGGCCTCCTTTCGAAATATCCAGGTGGAGACGCCCAAACCATTAGCCGAAACGGTCTGGCTGCAGAATATGGAATATCCACCCTTCTATTTGAAATGAGAGGCATGGCGGACCATTATCGTGAGGATTATGTGTTAGGCCAAAAGAGCAATGGATATTTAATTCAGCAAGCTGTTGTGGCCATGAAAGCGACCCTTGAAGCCCTCGCTGATGATTCATTAGAATCTACTGACGCTTCCTTCTGGGATACGCTGCCTGAGAGCAATTATTCTGGAGAGTAA
- a CDS encoding histidine phosphatase family protein, with amino-acid sequence MVKQLYIVRHCKAQGQESEAPLTAEGQAEALALRSFFQQKRVDRIISSPFKRAIQSIEPLAAERGVAIEEDHRLKERELSDRPLSDWLEKLERTYSDKNLAYSGGESSHAATERAKAVIDERMQQDEEAVLLVTHGNLMSLILGEYIENFGFGEWKKLSNPDVYRINIESRSAERIWKEGEW; translated from the coding sequence ATGGTCAAACAATTATATATCGTACGTCACTGTAAGGCACAAGGACAAGAATCAGAAGCGCCACTGACTGCGGAAGGACAGGCAGAAGCCCTAGCATTACGCTCATTCTTTCAACAAAAGAGAGTGGACCGGATCATCTCAAGTCCTTTTAAACGTGCTATTCAATCCATAGAACCACTAGCAGCAGAAAGAGGGGTGGCGATTGAAGAGGACCATAGGTTAAAAGAGCGCGAGTTAAGCGACAGACCTCTGTCAGATTGGCTGGAGAAATTAGAGCGAACCTACTCTGATAAAAATTTAGCCTATAGCGGGGGAGAGTCTAGTCATGCTGCTACCGAACGAGCGAAGGCTGTTATAGATGAACGGATGCAGCAGGATGAGGAAGCCGTTCTTCTCGTCACCCATGGAAATTTAATGTCGTTAATTCTCGGAGAATACATTGAAAACTTTGGATTTGGAGAATGGAAAAAATTGAGTAATCCGGATGTGTACAGAATCAATATCGAGAGCAGGTCAGCAGAGCGAATATGGAAGGAGGGAGAATGGTGA
- a CDS encoding NUDIX hydrolase: protein MVNQWVGASGVCVNEDNEILMVLQGKPEEDKKWTVPSGGVEGGESFRDCCKREINEETGYQVEVVEELKVKKGCYKSIHFEVHYFKAEVIGGTRRIQDPDGLILDIDWKSREDLKTLPLSFPEDLEFLLRFLT from the coding sequence ATGGTGAACCAATGGGTCGGTGCATCTGGAGTTTGTGTGAATGAGGATAATGAAATACTAATGGTGCTCCAAGGAAAACCAGAAGAAGATAAGAAATGGACCGTGCCATCTGGTGGTGTAGAAGGAGGGGAATCTTTTAGAGACTGTTGTAAACGAGAAATCAATGAAGAAACTGGTTATCAAGTAGAAGTCGTTGAAGAGCTCAAAGTGAAAAAGGGGTGCTATAAGTCGATTCACTTTGAGGTCCATTATTTTAAAGCAGAAGTCATCGGTGGAACGAGGAGGATTCAGGACCCGGATGGACTAATTTTAGACATTGACTGGAAGTCCCGTGAAGATCTTAAGACTCTCCCGCTATCCTTTCCTGAGGACCTCGAATTTTTGCTTCGTTTTCTTACATAA
- a CDS encoding helix-turn-helix domain-containing protein, with the protein MAIIINIDVMLAKRKMSVTELSERVGITMANMSILKNGKAKAIRVTTLDAICKALDCQPGDILEYRDDEME; encoded by the coding sequence ATGGCGATTATTATCAACATTGATGTGATGCTCGCAAAGCGAAAGATGAGTGTAACAGAACTATCGGAGCGGGTCGGGATCACAATGGCGAATATGTCGATTTTAAAAAATGGTAAAGCGAAAGCGATCAGGGTGACGACGCTTGATGCGATTTGCAAAGCGCTTGATTGTCAGCCCGGGGATATACTGGAGTATAGAGATGACGAAATGGAATAG
- a CDS encoding DUF2975 domain-containing protein: MTRGTTIFLKISLILFGIIVISLSLFALPRLARDAVESFPEFSYLQYPVLVGVNGTVVPFVMALVQAYQLLQLIEEKTAFSERAVELLRKIKYNALIIVGVYVIGMVVLMTQSALHPGVALMGLSIIFASLIISVFSTVLQELLKKATEIKTENDLTV, translated from the coding sequence ATGACACGAGGAACGACGATTTTTTTGAAAATATCCCTGATTTTATTCGGAATCATTGTAATTTCTTTAAGCTTATTCGCGCTGCCGCGTTTAGCCCGTGACGCAGTCGAATCATTTCCTGAATTCAGCTATTTGCAGTACCCTGTATTAGTGGGTGTGAACGGGACGGTTGTTCCCTTTGTAATGGCGCTTGTTCAGGCTTATCAACTTTTACAGCTAATTGAAGAGAAAACAGCTTTCTCAGAACGGGCTGTTGAGTTATTACGAAAGATAAAATACAACGCCCTCATTATTGTTGGGGTATATGTGATTGGAATGGTTGTTTTAATGACCCAAAGCGCGCTTCATCCTGGAGTAGCTTTAATGGGGCTTTCGATTATTTTTGCATCCTTAATCATCTCCGTCTTTTCTACCGTCCTTCAAGAGCTTCTTAAAAAGGCAACAGAGATTAAAACAGAGAACGACCTAACAGTTTGA
- a CDS encoding NUDIX hydrolase → MNQKSIRQKLDQHTPGILGEEAMKKYSLFLPIIEKEGELHLLFEVRSHTMRRQPGEVCFPGGKMDQNDRGPKHTAVREASEELGVRPGTMTDVYSLGQMISPFGMKIEAYAGLLHCDEKELQPNPDEVAEIFTVPLEFFLENDPSVHYVQMEIKPESDFPYHLISNGEDYEWQARKYEEYFYQYNDHVIWGLTARVLRSFVHMIR, encoded by the coding sequence ATGAATCAGAAAAGCATCAGACAGAAGCTGGACCAACACACCCCTGGCATCCTTGGAGAAGAGGCTATGAAAAAATACTCCCTATTTCTCCCGATTATTGAAAAAGAAGGCGAACTCCACCTGTTGTTTGAAGTTCGTTCCCACACGATGAGGCGACAGCCTGGAGAGGTGTGTTTCCCAGGTGGAAAAATGGATCAGAACGATCGGGGGCCGAAGCACACAGCGGTCCGTGAAGCTTCAGAAGAACTTGGCGTTCGCCCAGGGACCATGACGGATGTATACTCATTGGGGCAAATGATCTCCCCGTTTGGGATGAAAATTGAAGCCTACGCTGGTTTGCTTCACTGTGATGAGAAAGAGCTTCAACCGAATCCAGATGAAGTGGCGGAAATCTTCACCGTTCCTCTTGAGTTTTTCCTAGAAAATGATCCGAGTGTTCATTATGTCCAAATGGAGATCAAGCCAGAAAGTGATTTCCCGTACCACCTTATTTCTAACGGGGAAGACTATGAATGGCAAGCTCGGAAGTACGAGGAATATTTCTATCAGTACAACGACCATGTAATATGGGGGTTAACCGCCCGCGTCTTGCGCTCGTTTGTTCATATGATTCGCTAG
- a CDS encoding NAD(P)/FAD-dependent oxidoreductase, protein MQNAECFDVTIIGGGPAGLYSAFYSGLRELKTKIIEFQPQLGGKVHVYPEKIVWDVGGLLPTPGEKLIENLVKQGLSFDPEVVLGEKVESIHKNEDGLFELTVSSGAIHLSKTVIVAVGSGILKPQKLQIEGAERFEVSNLHYTIQSLKEFKDKTVLISGGGNSAIDWANELTPIAKKVFVSYRKGELKGHEAQVSQLLESDATCLFHTEITKLCTQDGHHIETVELLDHKSGESYAVPVDEVLINHGFDQDASLLDHSQVGVERTNHYYIAGNENSESSVPGLYAAGDILAHDGKLNLIAGAFQDAANAVNKAKQYIEPDATAKGMVSSHNAVFKEKNKEIVESLVR, encoded by the coding sequence ATGCAAAACGCGGAATGTTTTGACGTTACGATTATTGGTGGTGGACCCGCTGGGCTCTATTCCGCCTTCTACAGCGGCTTACGTGAATTGAAAACCAAGATCATTGAATTTCAGCCTCAGCTTGGAGGCAAGGTTCATGTCTATCCTGAGAAAATTGTATGGGATGTTGGAGGATTGCTCCCTACTCCTGGTGAGAAACTTATTGAGAATCTAGTCAAACAAGGTCTTTCATTTGACCCAGAGGTTGTATTAGGAGAAAAGGTAGAATCGATACATAAAAATGAAGACGGTCTATTCGAACTAACCGTTTCTTCTGGTGCTATTCATTTGTCCAAAACGGTCATTGTAGCCGTAGGCAGTGGCATTTTAAAACCTCAAAAGCTTCAGATCGAAGGGGCCGAGCGTTTTGAAGTCTCAAACCTTCACTACACTATTCAGTCGTTAAAAGAATTTAAAGATAAAACGGTCCTCATATCAGGAGGCGGAAACTCTGCTATTGATTGGGCGAACGAATTGACCCCTATTGCTAAGAAAGTCTTCGTCTCTTATCGAAAAGGGGAACTAAAAGGCCACGAAGCCCAAGTGTCCCAACTACTTGAAAGCGACGCTACCTGCTTGTTTCATACTGAAATCACAAAGCTTTGTACACAGGATGGGCACCACATTGAAACCGTCGAACTTCTCGATCATAAAAGCGGAGAGTCATATGCGGTTCCTGTAGATGAAGTCCTCATCAATCATGGATTTGACCAAGATGCTTCTCTCCTTGACCACAGCCAGGTCGGAGTTGAACGAACCAATCATTATTACATTGCAGGAAACGAAAATAGTGAATCATCTGTCCCGGGGTTGTACGCCGCTGGTGACATTTTAGCTCACGACGGCAAGCTCAATCTCATTGCCGGAGCGTTTCAAGATGCCGCCAATGCAGTCAATAAAGCAAAGCAATATATTGAACCTGATGCAACAGCTAAGGGAATGGTGTCGTCTCATAATGCGGTCTTTAAAGAAAAGAATAAGGAAATTGTGGAGAGTCTTGTGCGGTAG
- a CDS encoding ABC transporter ATP-binding protein — translation MTRLYTENVNVGYGEKTIVKDLDVEIPDQQVTTIIGSNGCGKSTLLKAMTRILSHQSGSIMIDGESIARQNTKELARKLAILPQNPEGASGLTVGELVSYGRFPYQKGFGRLNKRDMEMIEWALEVTGTTPFKYQAVDSLSGGQRQRVWIAMSLAQETDMIFLDEPTTYLDMAHQLEVLELLQKLNQEEGRTIVMVLHDLNQAARFADYIVAMKDGEIVKAGSPEEVIQRDVLRDVFHIDAEIGKDPRTHKPMCITYNLWKGEQQNEEDSTHAASYAGACS, via the coding sequence ATGACTCGCCTCTATACGGAAAACGTGAATGTGGGATACGGAGAAAAGACAATTGTAAAGGATTTAGATGTAGAGATTCCCGATCAGCAAGTGACCACAATTATTGGGTCAAACGGTTGCGGGAAGTCGACACTTCTAAAAGCGATGACGCGCATCCTTTCTCATCAGTCTGGCTCAATTATGATCGACGGGGAAAGCATTGCACGCCAAAATACGAAAGAACTGGCTCGTAAGCTCGCGATATTGCCTCAAAATCCTGAAGGAGCTAGCGGGTTAACAGTAGGTGAACTCGTTTCTTATGGTCGTTTCCCTTATCAGAAAGGGTTCGGTCGTTTGAATAAGCGGGACATGGAAATGATTGAATGGGCTCTTGAAGTGACGGGGACCACACCGTTTAAATACCAGGCGGTCGATTCATTATCCGGTGGGCAGCGGCAACGGGTTTGGATTGCGATGTCACTCGCGCAGGAAACGGATATGATTTTTCTCGATGAACCAACGACTTATCTTGACATGGCTCATCAGCTTGAGGTGCTTGAACTATTACAAAAGCTTAATCAGGAAGAAGGACGTACCATTGTTATGGTCCTCCATGACTTGAATCAAGCGGCTCGTTTCGCTGATTATATTGTAGCCATGAAGGACGGGGAGATTGTGAAAGCTGGGAGTCCTGAAGAGGTCATACAGCGAGATGTCTTAAGAGACGTATTTCATATTGATGCCGAGATTGGGAAGGATCCAAGAACACATAAACCAATGTGTATAACTTATAACTTATGGAAGGGAGAACAACAAAATGAAGAAGATTCAACTCACGCTGCTTCTTATGCTGGCGCTTGTTCTTAG
- a CDS encoding iron-hydroxamate ABC transporter substrate-binding protein, whose protein sequence is MKKIQLTLLLMLALVLSACSNSAGGNTEESETNNEEAGSGTFTYQSENGPVEVPKNPERVIVLSSFAGNLINLDVNLVGVDSWSKNNPRFQEELEGVEAVTADNLEKIIEMDPDLIIGLSTTKNIDKLKEIAPTVTYTYGKADYLEQHIEIGKLVNKEEKARDWVEDFEKRAQETGEKIKDKIGEDATVSVIEKFDKQIYVFGDNWGRGTEILYQAMGLKMPEKVKEMALEPGYYAISPEVLPEYAGDYMIFSKNSEQDNSFQETKTYQNIPAVKNDQVFEVDAKAFYFNDPNTLDYQLDYFKEAFLGE, encoded by the coding sequence ATGAAGAAGATTCAACTCACGCTGCTTCTTATGCTGGCGCTTGTTCTTAGTGCTTGCTCAAATAGTGCTGGAGGAAACACAGAGGAAAGTGAAACGAATAATGAGGAGGCAGGTTCAGGGACGTTTACATACCAATCTGAAAATGGGCCTGTTGAGGTTCCGAAAAATCCTGAGCGTGTCATCGTCTTATCCTCATTTGCTGGGAACTTGATTAACCTTGATGTGAATTTGGTTGGTGTTGATTCTTGGTCGAAGAACAATCCACGATTCCAGGAAGAGCTTGAAGGGGTAGAGGCTGTAACGGCTGATAACCTGGAGAAGATTATCGAAATGGATCCTGATCTTATTATTGGATTATCGACTACGAAGAATATTGATAAGTTAAAAGAAATTGCCCCAACTGTAACCTATACGTATGGGAAAGCTGATTATCTAGAGCAGCATATTGAGATCGGAAAGCTTGTAAATAAAGAAGAAAAAGCACGCGATTGGGTAGAAGACTTTGAGAAACGTGCTCAAGAAACAGGAGAGAAAATCAAAGACAAGATTGGTGAAGATGCTACCGTTTCAGTCATTGAGAAATTCGATAAGCAAATCTATGTGTTCGGTGATAACTGGGGACGAGGTACGGAGATTCTCTATCAGGCAATGGGACTGAAAATGCCTGAGAAAGTGAAAGAAATGGCGCTTGAACCAGGTTACTATGCGATTTCGCCTGAAGTTCTTCCTGAATATGCTGGGGACTATATGATCTTTAGTAAGAACAGTGAACAAGATAACTCGTTCCAGGAAACGAAAACGTATCAAAATATTCCTGCTGTAAAGAACGATCAAGTATTTGAAGTTGATGCTAAAGCGTTCTATTTCAACGACCCTAACACACTAGATTATCAGCTAGATTACTTTAAAGAAGCCTTTTTAGGAGAATAA
- a CDS encoding FecCD family ABC transporter permease: MMTMKKQSFPIQLITGIALCGLSFILALRLGAADLTFHDILLTFTTNVENEATLLLSEIRIPREVGAIAVGAALAVSGAIMQGLTKNPLADPGLLGLTSGANMALAIALALIPGANYIWITVACFMGAAIGAGLVMGIGSMKRGGFSPFRIVLAGAAVSAFLTAIGEFIGLYFHVSKDITMWTAGGLMGTSWSQLQFIIPFIILGVVVALVLSKQLTILSLNEELAVGLGQKVTFIKLALFAVVVILAGAAVALVGNMVFIGLMIPHMVRAMVGTDYRLILPMSIFVGSAFMLIADTAGRTINAPYETPVAAIIALLGLPFFLVIVKKGGRTFS; encoded by the coding sequence ATGATGACAATGAAAAAACAATCCTTTCCTATTCAACTCATTACGGGGATTGCCCTTTGTGGTCTCTCCTTTATACTCGCTCTGCGCCTTGGGGCAGCGGATCTTACGTTTCATGATATTTTGTTGACGTTTACGACAAATGTTGAAAATGAAGCCACACTTTTATTATCTGAAATTCGTATCCCTCGTGAAGTAGGTGCTATTGCAGTAGGTGCAGCGCTTGCTGTATCAGGGGCTATTATGCAAGGTTTAACGAAGAATCCTCTTGCAGACCCTGGGCTTTTAGGCTTAACTTCAGGCGCCAATATGGCCTTAGCAATTGCGCTTGCCCTTATTCCAGGTGCCAATTACATATGGATTACCGTCGCGTGCTTTATGGGGGCTGCGATTGGGGCAGGTCTCGTGATGGGGATCGGCTCGATGAAAAGAGGGGGATTCTCTCCTTTTCGAATCGTTTTAGCAGGAGCAGCTGTTTCAGCCTTTTTAACAGCGATCGGAGAATTTATTGGCTTATATTTTCACGTTTCAAAAGATATTACAATGTGGACAGCCGGGGGGCTGATGGGAACTTCGTGGAGTCAGTTGCAATTTATTATTCCATTTATCATCCTCGGGGTTGTTGTGGCTCTCGTCTTATCGAAACAACTCACCATTCTTAGTTTAAACGAAGAACTCGCTGTCGGATTAGGTCAGAAAGTAACGTTTATTAAGCTCGCTCTCTTTGCTGTTGTCGTCATATTGGCTGGGGCCGCTGTTGCTTTAGTAGGGAATATGGTCTTTATTGGGTTGATGATTCCGCATATGGTGAGAGCGATGGTCGGGACGGATTACCGGTTAATCCTTCCAATGTCCATCTTTGTTGGGTCCGCTTTTATGCTCATTGCTGACACGGCAGGACGGACGATCAACGCTCCTTATGAAACCCCAGTAGCAGCTATTATTGCACTACTTGGACTGCCTTTCTTCTTAGTGATTGTAAAGAAAGGAGGTCGCACGTTCTCATGA